The following is a genomic window from SAR202 cluster bacterium.
GAGGATTTCTGTAGACATGTGCGCCTACCTCCACTCCAGGGCGCCCTTGCGCCAGGCGTGCAGCCACCCAACCATGAGGATGCCGATGAAGATGGCCATCTCTATCAGCACGAAGGCGCCGAACTCGCGCGACATTACGCCGAAGCTGGCGGCCCACGGGAAGAGGAAGACCACTTCAATATCGAAGATTACGAAGATGAGAGCGAGGGTGTAGAAGCGGAAGTTGAACCGGCTCCAGACGCCGGAAAGCGTCTCGAAACCGCATTCGTAGATGCTCATCTTGACGGCGTCCGGCTTTTTGGG
Proteins encoded in this region:
- a CDS encoding NADH-quinone oxidoreductase subunit A, which encodes MLLASWAASIVKIRPKKPDAVKMSIYECGFETLSGVWSRFNFRFYTLALIFVIFDIEVVFLFPWAASFGVMSREFGAFVLIEMAIFIGILMVGWLHAWRKGALEWR